A window from Mangifera indica cultivar Alphonso chromosome 2, CATAS_Mindica_2.1, whole genome shotgun sequence encodes these proteins:
- the LOC123205059 gene encoding pleiotropic drug resistance protein 3-like, producing MMMEVSKRKESGIVPDVDVDTFMKVLELDIFGDTIFGDTMVGDEMRRGICGGQKRRLSTGISLVAISDMTPEKSALVTSCTASVNNQFEMSHNNHMRTLLSVTLSKLLRYF from the exons ATGATGATGGAAGTCAGTAAAAGAAAGGAGTCAGGAATTGTTCCGGATGTAGATGTAGATACTTTCATGAAG GTCCTTGAACTTGATATTTTTGGTGACACAATCTTTGGCGACACAATGGTGGGAGATGAGATGAGAAGAGGCATCTGTGGAGGTCAAAAGAGGAGACTGAGTActg GTATCTCCTTGGTGGCTATCAGCGATATGACTCCAGAGAAGTCTGCTCTAGTGACAAGCTGCACGGCTTCAGTTAACaatcaatttgaaatgagcCATAACAACCATATGCGCACTCTCCTTTCTGTAACCCTTTCAAAATTGTTGAGGTACTTCTAG